A single genomic interval of Microbacterium oleivorans harbors:
- a CDS encoding DUF6804 family protein, with protein MASRTVRPAAPAVRQRNALAPGILGSAALVAGLPLVGGEFAGVVAFIVAILALIVAWFAVQAKQWWWAVPMVAVAVLWNPVYPFALEDPVWFVAHVIGAAVFLAAGALIWIPRAAPAR; from the coding sequence ATGGCCTCCAGAACCGTCCGCCCGGCCGCCCCGGCCGTGCGCCAGCGCAACGCGCTCGCGCCCGGCATCCTCGGATCGGCCGCCCTCGTGGCGGGACTCCCTCTCGTCGGCGGCGAGTTCGCGGGCGTCGTCGCGTTCATCGTCGCGATCCTCGCCCTCATCGTCGCCTGGTTCGCGGTGCAGGCGAAGCAGTGGTGGTGGGCGGTGCCCATGGTCGCCGTCGCCGTCCTGTGGAATCCGGTGTACCCGTTCGCGTTGGAGGATCCCGTCTGGTTCGTCGCCCATGTGATCGGGGCCGCGGTCTTCCTCGCCGCGGGCGCCCTGATCTGGATCCCGCGCGCCGCGCCCGCCCGATGA